One Paenibacillus sp. FSL W8-0186 genomic window carries:
- a CDS encoding glycoside hydrolase family 27 protein, with amino-acid sequence MDHHLFAPTPPMGWNSWDCYGAAVTEAEVRGNADYMAQHLKEYGWDTIVVDIQWYEPDANSSIYRPFVPLVMDEYARLMPAENRFPSAANGRGFQPLADYVHQLGLKFGIHIMRGVPRQAVHAGTPIKNTTVTARDIAHPNSICPWNTDMYGVDAAKEGAQAYYDSLFELYAEWGVDFVKVDDIAASRLYDTHLPEIELIRRAIDRCGRPMVLSLSPGPAPVEYADFLSQNANMWRMTDDFWDRWDLLLDMFDRCERWQGKSTEGCWPDCDMLPLGHIGIRSVDGGGSDRWTRFTREEQLTMMSLWCLFRSPLFFGGELRDNDEWTLSLLTNRDVLEMHQSSSGARLLKREGNHIVWGADGANGCLYVACFNTGENPLEFSLPLQALGAAASVQAKELWTGETAVVKDSLCANVAPHGAALFRLDPL; translated from the coding sequence ATGGATCATCATTTATTTGCCCCTACCCCGCCGATGGGGTGGAACAGCTGGGATTGTTATGGAGCCGCTGTCACCGAAGCGGAGGTGCGCGGGAATGCCGATTATATGGCCCAGCACCTGAAGGAGTATGGCTGGGATACGATTGTTGTTGACATTCAATGGTATGAACCTGATGCCAATTCGTCCATATATCGTCCGTTCGTGCCGCTGGTCATGGATGAATATGCTAGGCTCATGCCGGCGGAGAACCGCTTCCCTTCGGCCGCGAACGGCCGGGGCTTCCAGCCGCTGGCCGACTATGTTCACCAGCTCGGCCTGAAATTCGGCATCCATATCATGCGCGGGGTACCGCGTCAGGCCGTTCATGCGGGCACTCCGATTAAGAACACAACCGTTACCGCGCGCGATATCGCCCATCCTAACTCCATTTGTCCCTGGAATACGGATATGTATGGCGTGGATGCAGCCAAGGAAGGTGCTCAGGCCTACTACGATTCGTTGTTCGAGTTATACGCCGAATGGGGCGTTGATTTCGTGAAGGTTGACGACATCGCCGCTTCGCGGCTTTACGATACGCATCTGCCTGAAATCGAGCTGATCCGCCGCGCGATTGACCGTTGCGGACGGCCGATGGTGCTGAGCCTGTCACCTGGACCAGCGCCGGTCGAGTATGCGGATTTCCTTTCGCAAAACGCGAATATGTGGAGAATGACGGATGACTTCTGGGATCGCTGGGATCTGCTGCTCGACATGTTCGACCGCTGCGAGCGATGGCAGGGCAAATCAACGGAAGGCTGCTGGCCCGACTGCGACATGCTGCCGCTGGGACATATCGGCATTCGTTCCGTAGATGGCGGCGGGTCCGACCGCTGGACCCGGTTTACCCGCGAGGAGCAGCTGACGATGATGTCTCTGTGGTGCTTGTTCCGGTCTCCGCTTTTCTTTGGCGGAGAGCTGAGAGACAACGACGAATGGACGTTGTCGCTGCTTACCAATCGCGATGTGCTGGAGATGCATCAATCCAGCTCGGGCGCCAGATTGCTCAAGAGGGAGGGAAACCACATCGTCTGGGGAGCCGACGGAGCAAATGGCTGTCTATATGTCGCCTGCTTCAATACCGGCGAGAATCCGCTTGAGTTCAGCCTTCCGCTCCAAGCATTAGGCGCCGCTGCCTCTGTTCAGGCTAAGGAGCTGTGGACGGGCGAGACCGCCGTCGTCAAAGACAGCCTCTGCGCGAACGTAGCACCTCATGGCGCAGCGCTGTTCCGCCTTGACCCGCTGTAA
- a CDS encoding glycoside hydrolase family 2 TIM barrel-domain containing protein — translation MRQKLVYQPPANGYPEWNNNPEIFQINRMEAHASMMPYSTVEEALAGNKTASAYYMPLNGTWKFAFAETPEQRCKDFYKLDYDSSSWAELPVPSHWQFHGYDYPQYTNVRYPWAESEPELQPPFAPTRYNPVGSYIRTFTVPEAWQGQPVFLSFQGVESAFYVWVNGELVGYSEDTFTPAEFDITAYLTAGENKLAVEVYRWCDASWLEDQDFWRLSGIFRDVYLYSAPAVHVSDFFVRAELDEHYADAQLQLDAKLTDYFEAKSKCSLEMQLYDAEQKPVWDVPCIATASFQERSEQQLALSAPVRNPFKWSAETPYLYTLVLSVKDDAGRLLETVSCKVGFRTFELKDGLMKINGKRIVFKGVNRHEFSCDKGRAITKHEMIRDIELMKAYNINAVRTSHYPNQSLWYELCDEYGLYVIDETNLETHGSWEYGQKELNDRNVPASRPEWRANVLDRCNSMFQRDKNHPSVVIWSLGNESFGGDNFIAMHDFLKQADPTRLVHYEGIFHYRASDAASDIESTMYIKPKEVEQYARNNPQKPYILCEYSHAMGNSCGGLHLYTELFDRYDILQGAFIWDWVDQAIRARTPDGTEYMAYGGDFGESPHDGNFCGNGLIFADRTVTPKLDEVKKCYQNVKFESVNLQQGRIRVQNQYLFTDLREYALNWEVQLDGVPASNGTVELRLPPGESTEIVVPYLPIDSRGQEAILTVSLATLHGTKWAEAGHEVAWEQFTLAPYFRREFSVLDDTAALTVSEHDGELLVSAKHVVLRFSQSTGELVSYALNGKEQLAEPVRPNFWRAVTDNDLGNKLHERCQVWRNAPDNRQLHGFSWKQDGEGCVITSRYILDTAPFTALTIEYRILPDGTMEVCEELVPGSSLPEIPEIGMMFILHGQLDTITWYGRGPHDNYWDRKTGARVGLFSGTVHDQFVPYLRPQECGNKTDVRYACLTQGAKGPGLRIEASPLMEVCALPWTPQELEAHDHPHKLPPSQHTVLRVNYKQMGVGGDDSWGAPTHDEFTLPSNRTYTFKFTVKAIS, via the coding sequence GTGCGCCAGAAACTCGTCTATCAACCGCCTGCCAATGGATACCCCGAGTGGAACAACAACCCGGAAATATTCCAGATCAACCGCATGGAAGCCCATGCCTCCATGATGCCTTACTCTACAGTTGAGGAGGCGCTAGCCGGAAATAAAACAGCTTCGGCCTACTATATGCCGCTGAACGGCACCTGGAAATTTGCCTTTGCGGAGACCCCAGAGCAGCGGTGCAAGGATTTTTACAAGCTGGACTATGACTCCAGCAGCTGGGCGGAGCTTCCTGTGCCTTCACACTGGCAATTCCATGGCTACGATTATCCGCAATACACGAATGTTCGCTATCCGTGGGCAGAATCGGAGCCAGAGCTCCAGCCGCCTTTTGCGCCGACACGGTATAATCCGGTGGGCTCGTACATCCGAACGTTTACGGTTCCGGAGGCCTGGCAAGGCCAGCCCGTTTTCCTTAGTTTCCAAGGGGTCGAGTCCGCCTTCTACGTCTGGGTGAACGGAGAGCTCGTCGGCTATAGCGAGGACACGTTTACTCCCGCCGAGTTCGATATCACCGCCTATCTTACCGCTGGAGAGAACAAGCTGGCCGTAGAGGTATATCGCTGGTGTGATGCCAGTTGGCTGGAGGACCAGGATTTTTGGCGGCTAAGCGGCATTTTTCGCGATGTCTATCTGTATTCTGCTCCGGCGGTGCATGTTTCCGACTTCTTCGTAAGGGCCGAGCTGGATGAACATTATGCGGATGCCCAGCTGCAGCTGGACGCCAAGCTTACGGACTATTTCGAGGCAAAAAGCAAATGCTCGCTGGAAATGCAATTATACGATGCCGAGCAGAAGCCCGTATGGGATGTCCCTTGCATAGCCACCGCCTCTTTTCAAGAAAGAAGCGAGCAGCAGCTGGCATTGTCTGCCCCTGTTCGGAATCCGTTCAAGTGGAGCGCCGAGACGCCGTATCTTTATACGCTGGTTCTCTCCGTGAAGGACGATGCCGGACGATTGCTGGAGACCGTCAGCTGCAAAGTCGGCTTCCGTACGTTTGAGCTGAAGGACGGATTAATGAAAATCAACGGCAAGCGGATCGTTTTCAAGGGCGTCAACCGCCATGAATTTTCCTGCGACAAAGGAAGAGCGATCACGAAACATGAGATGATCCGGGACATTGAACTGATGAAAGCCTACAACATCAATGCCGTCAGAACGTCCCATTATCCGAACCAGTCGTTATGGTACGAACTATGCGACGAATACGGACTGTACGTGATTGACGAAACCAATTTGGAAACGCACGGTTCATGGGAATATGGGCAAAAAGAGCTTAACGACCGCAACGTTCCCGCCAGCAGGCCGGAATGGCGGGCCAACGTGCTGGATCGCTGCAACTCCATGTTCCAGCGGGACAAGAATCATCCGTCGGTCGTCATCTGGTCGCTGGGCAACGAATCGTTCGGCGGCGACAATTTTATCGCTATGCATGATTTCCTGAAGCAAGCTGACCCGACAAGGCTGGTGCATTATGAAGGGATTTTCCATTACCGGGCTTCCGACGCGGCATCCGATATCGAGTCCACAATGTACATCAAGCCGAAAGAGGTAGAGCAGTACGCAAGAAACAATCCGCAAAAGCCATATATTCTCTGCGAATACAGCCATGCTATGGGGAATTCCTGCGGCGGGCTCCATCTATATACCGAGCTGTTCGACCGCTATGACATTTTACAGGGCGCTTTTATTTGGGACTGGGTCGATCAGGCGATCCGTGCAAGAACGCCGGACGGCACCGAATATATGGCCTACGGCGGAGATTTCGGGGAATCGCCGCATGACGGAAATTTCTGCGGCAACGGGCTGATCTTCGCCGACCGTACCGTGACGCCAAAGCTGGACGAGGTGAAGAAATGCTATCAGAACGTCAAGTTCGAAAGCGTGAACCTGCAGCAAGGGCGGATCCGGGTACAGAATCAGTACTTGTTTACAGATCTTCGCGAATATGCGCTGAATTGGGAAGTACAGTTGGATGGCGTGCCAGCGTCGAACGGGACCGTTGAACTCCGTCTCCCGCCGGGGGAAAGTACGGAGATCGTCGTACCTTATCTTCCGATAGATTCCCGCGGGCAGGAAGCCATTCTGACCGTCTCCCTGGCAACGCTGCACGGGACGAAATGGGCGGAAGCCGGACATGAGGTCGCATGGGAGCAGTTTACGCTCGCGCCTTACTTCAGAAGGGAGTTTTCTGTGCTTGATGACACCGCAGCATTGACAGTCAGTGAGCATGATGGCGAGCTGTTGGTTTCCGCCAAACACGTTGTCCTGAGATTTAGCCAGAGCACGGGAGAACTCGTCTCGTATGCCTTAAACGGCAAGGAGCAGCTGGCAGAGCCGGTTCGGCCGAACTTCTGGCGCGCGGTCACGGACAATGATTTAGGGAACAAGCTGCACGAACGCTGCCAAGTATGGAGAAATGCGCCGGACAACCGGCAGCTGCATGGATTCTCGTGGAAACAGGATGGGGAGGGCTGTGTCATCACGAGCCGTTACATTCTGGACACTGCACCTTTTACTGCCCTCACCATCGAATACCGCATCCTCCCGGACGGGACGATGGAGGTTTGCGAAGAGCTAGTGCCTGGCAGCAGCCTGCCGGAAATCCCTGAAATCGGCATGATGTTCATATTGCACGGCCAATTGGATACGATCACCTGGTACGGACGCGGCCCGCACGATAACTACTGGGACCGCAAAACCGGGGCACGGGTTGGCCTGTTCAGCGGAACTGTCCATGACCAGTTCGTGCCATACCTTCGGCCACAGGAGTGCGGCAACAAAACCGATGTCCGCTACGCCTGCCTGACACAAGGTGCGAAGGGCCCGGGTCTGCGCATCGAAGCTTCTCCGCTGATGGAGGTGTGCGCTCTGCCGTGGACGCCGCAGGAGCTTGAGGCACACGATCATCCGCATAAGCTGCCGCCAAGCCAGCATACGGTGCTGCGAGTCAATTACAAGCAGATGGGTGTTGGGGGCGACGACAGCTGGGGAGCTCCGACGCATGATGAGTTTACCCTCCCGTCGAACCGGACTTATACTTTCAAATTTACGGTAAAAGCCATTTCATAA
- a CDS encoding AraC family transcriptional regulator produces MNSEAETAWGTYGFRFNDAPHLPLCGLFAVGHELVDNPQYYWDGLTRTDGPLLIFQYTVQGEGVFETVDKGDARRRDRGGLDKDRDVEEAAAEQSYGTITRMDAGRAFLAEIPSSHHYYYPKTSGEPWEFYFLLIRPRTALPLWKEIVSLLGTTPYLNPDGMPIQRLKMLFDEAHGGNITDPYVASSYVYQFLIELRRAASDRYREQEHWPLAVREAVRFLDTHYSCMIGLDQLAGQLGLSKFHFLRTFTKHLGVTPNDYVNRKRIERSIELLQSTDWSIETIAGKVGYSSGSYYIKVFQKFTGQTPGSFRSGSHALQYDRLFFD; encoded by the coding sequence ATGAACTCAGAAGCAGAAACAGCCTGGGGAACCTATGGTTTCAGATTTAACGACGCTCCCCATCTTCCGTTATGCGGCCTGTTTGCGGTAGGACATGAGCTTGTAGATAACCCGCAGTATTATTGGGATGGTCTGACACGGACAGATGGCCCTTTGCTTATATTCCAATACACCGTTCAAGGGGAGGGTGTTTTTGAGACCGTGGATAAAGGTGATGCTAGACGCAGGGATCGCGGGGGGCTAGATAAGGATAGAGATGTTGAAGAAGCTGCTGCAGAGCAAAGCTACGGAACTATTACGAGAATGGATGCTGGACGGGCGTTTCTCGCCGAGATTCCGAGCAGCCACCACTATTATTACCCTAAGACAAGCGGGGAACCGTGGGAGTTCTATTTTTTACTGATACGTCCGCGCACAGCGCTGCCGCTCTGGAAAGAGATTGTTTCCCTCCTCGGCACCACGCCATATCTGAATCCCGATGGTATGCCGATCCAACGGCTCAAGATGCTATTCGACGAAGCGCATGGCGGCAATATCACGGATCCGTATGTCGCCTCCTCATATGTGTACCAGTTTTTGATCGAACTGAGAAGAGCCGCTTCCGATCGCTACCGTGAACAAGAGCATTGGCCGCTGGCCGTCCGCGAAGCCGTTCGGTTCCTTGATACGCATTACAGCTGCATGATCGGCCTCGATCAGCTCGCCGGGCAGCTGGGCTTATCGAAATTCCATTTCCTGCGGACGTTTACGAAGCATCTCGGCGTTACTCCGAACGACTATGTTAACCGGAAAAGAATTGAACGGTCGATCGAGCTGTTGCAATCTACCGATTGGAGCATCGAGACGATTGCCGGCAAGGTCGGTTATTCGTCAGGAAGCTATTATATCAAAGTATTCCAGAAATTCACGGGACAGACCCCCGGGTCCTTCCGTTCGGGCAGTCATGCTCTGCAGTATGACCGGCTTTTCTTCGATTAG
- a CDS encoding response regulator — protein sequence MLRMVIVDDESSIREGVAKIITKENEAFVVTGVFSNGQDALDFITASDIDVVITDIRMPLVDGLELIKRLKSVQPEIRCIIMSGFTDFEYARQALRCSAVDYLLKPINKKQLFKLLYTLHEEKEACLGKEQRLRSGVLLSYFKSFSSLCSKLPELHLPLPYFAVHVLRSRHIEVLREQLNDAVAGLYGTVDIVETDDGMLALVSYYTDDPDAKVIRQLAHRLKPALAPIGIIQAGSSRGYSEANQLSEAYREAVRACDYGLYDYSAWSYYHHDDLPQPDPDFTDWFISIREKLSEHMQILDIPLVKADLEKLFGQAKEAKASRQSILSLCRLIHDTALAELPEWKSANPPAAEEQLEERMLSCLAFAELKSLFFSHFLKGLEMIRATRLQMADKSVETVKRWIQEHYDQQTELGSLASMVYLTPSYLSKLFKNETGMTITDYLIEVRIKKAKHLLKTSPDMKIHEIGCGVGYPDPAYFNKLFKRIVGVTPNEYKKINAVTLNG from the coding sequence ATGCTTCGGATGGTTATTGTCGATGACGAATCCTCAATTCGCGAGGGAGTAGCTAAAATCATCACCAAGGAAAACGAAGCCTTTGTCGTGACCGGCGTTTTCTCCAATGGACAAGATGCGCTGGATTTTATCACGGCCTCGGATATCGATGTCGTTATTACCGACATTCGCATGCCGCTGGTCGACGGATTGGAGCTGATTAAGCGGCTTAAATCTGTTCAGCCGGAAATCCGGTGCATTATCATGAGCGGATTCACTGATTTTGAATATGCCCGTCAGGCGCTGCGTTGTTCCGCGGTGGATTACCTGCTCAAGCCGATCAACAAGAAGCAGCTGTTCAAGCTGCTCTATACGCTGCACGAAGAAAAGGAAGCCTGCTTGGGAAAAGAGCAGCGCCTGCGCTCCGGGGTACTGCTTTCTTATTTCAAAAGCTTCTCTTCCCTCTGCAGCAAGCTGCCTGAACTGCATTTGCCGCTGCCCTACTTTGCTGTGCATGTGCTGCGCAGCCGCCATATCGAGGTGCTCCGCGAGCAGTTGAACGACGCCGTTGCGGGCTTGTACGGTACCGTAGATATCGTCGAGACTGACGATGGCATGCTGGCGCTTGTCAGTTATTATACCGATGATCCCGATGCGAAGGTGATAAGACAGCTCGCTCACCGGCTGAAGCCAGCCCTTGCTCCCATCGGCATCATCCAGGCTGGCTCCAGCCGGGGATATAGCGAGGCGAACCAGTTGAGTGAAGCCTACCGCGAGGCCGTTCGGGCATGTGATTACGGGCTATATGATTATTCAGCCTGGAGCTACTACCATCATGACGATCTGCCCCAGCCAGACCCCGATTTCACCGACTGGTTCATCAGCATAAGAGAAAAGCTTAGCGAACATATGCAGATCTTGGATATCCCGTTAGTCAAAGCAGATTTAGAAAAATTGTTCGGCCAGGCAAAAGAAGCCAAAGCTTCCCGGCAATCGATTCTCTCCTTATGCCGATTGATTCACGATACGGCCTTAGCGGAACTGCCGGAATGGAAATCGGCAAACCCTCCTGCCGCCGAAGAGCAGTTGGAGGAGCGCATGCTGTCCTGCTTGGCTTTTGCCGAGCTTAAGAGCCTGTTCTTCTCTCATTTTCTCAAGGGGCTCGAAATGATCAGGGCAACCCGCCTGCAAATGGCAGACAAATCCGTTGAAACGGTGAAACGCTGGATTCAAGAGCATTACGATCAGCAAACCGAACTTGGCAGCCTGGCCTCGATGGTCTACCTGACCCCCAGCTATCTCAGCAAGCTGTTCAAGAACGAGACCGGCATGACCATTACCGATTACTTGATCGAGGTGCGCATCAAGAAGGCGAAGCATTTGCTCAAAACAAGCCCCGACATGAAGATCCATGAGATCGGCTGCGGAGTGGGGTACCCTGATCCGGCTTATTTTAACAAATTGTTCAAACGCATCGTTGGCGTGACCCCTAATGAATACAAGAAAATCAATGCCGTCACCCTTAATGGCTAA
- a CDS encoding AraC family transcriptional regulator: MYVESKMIFCNPQEALLLPLYATTIGYWEHQSETVRPDGFPDYQLHQVLDGKGELIIKGQSYIVGPGDVFFLYPGVTHQYAPISRQWQVAWVSFNGRDAGQMLLHAGISESGPKRLKEENWLHELKELLLQDENEPYAPLEHSKLLYALLVDLKRTLQLPLNRDHDMERIKPVLQHIDRNLHEALQLKDLAEVISVSPQYLCRLFQNTMQLRPIEYVNQQRVNRSKQLMFSERDKKVYEIARQVGFDNTSYFCSVFRQVSGMSPKEFMSLHGL; this comes from the coding sequence ATGTACGTGGAAAGCAAGATGATTTTCTGCAATCCGCAGGAGGCGCTGCTCTTGCCGCTGTATGCGACAACAATTGGCTACTGGGAACATCAGTCCGAGACCGTCAGACCGGACGGTTTTCCTGATTATCAGCTTCATCAGGTTCTGGACGGCAAAGGGGAGTTGATCATTAAAGGGCAGAGTTATATTGTCGGCCCAGGGGATGTCTTCTTCCTGTATCCTGGCGTGACGCATCAATATGCTCCGATCAGCCGGCAATGGCAGGTGGCTTGGGTTTCCTTCAATGGAAGAGATGCTGGACAAATGCTGCTCCATGCGGGAATCAGCGAATCCGGTCCGAAGAGGCTAAAGGAGGAGAACTGGCTGCATGAGCTGAAGGAGCTGCTGCTTCAGGATGAGAATGAACCGTACGCTCCTCTGGAGCATTCCAAACTGCTGTATGCTTTGCTGGTGGATTTGAAAAGAACGCTGCAGCTGCCGTTGAACCGGGATCATGACATGGAACGGATCAAGCCCGTCCTGCAGCATATCGACAGAAATCTTCACGAGGCCCTGCAGTTGAAGGATTTGGCTGAGGTGATCTCCGTTTCCCCGCAGTATCTGTGCCGATTGTTTCAGAACACGATGCAGCTTCGTCCGATAGAATACGTGAATCAGCAGCGGGTGAATCGGAGCAAGCAGCTGATGTTCAGCGAACGGGACAAGAAGGTATATGAAATAGCGCGGCAGGTTGGCTTTGATAATACGAGCTATTTTTGCTCCGTGTTTCGGCAGGTATCCGGGATGAGCCCCAAGGAATTCATGAGTTTGCACGGACTGTGA